The segment GGCAGCCATGTGACAACAGTTGGCACAGTGAGGACACAGTGGGTGCTCACTAATGACTAGTTCCATTTCCTCCTTTGGTGACAAATTTGATGTGCGagatgaaaaggagaaagagtcAAGGATGGCCCCCGCAGTACAGCCTGGGGAGTGGGAGGTGGTGCTATCATTCACTAAGACAGGAAACACGGGAGCAGAGGCAGGTTCTGGCATGTTCTTGGGAGGAAATTAGGAGTTTGAGTTTGGGCCTGCAAACCTCTAGTGGAGATGGACCCCAGGAAACTGATGTGCTATCCGCAGCTCTAGGACTTCCTGGGCTGGAGATGAGGTTCAAAAGTCGTTAGCAGTCGGGAGGTTGTTAAAACCGGAGGACTGGATGGGCCCGCAGAAGGACAGAGGAGACGGGCAGCTGTGGGAccggggacggggaggggggggggggacaccacaaagaaaagccaagcCTTGGAGGCCAAGAAGCTGCAGTCACCAAGCTAAGTAGAAAATTTGGAGAGAAGGCGGCAAGCGCCAACTCTGGAAACTTTTGTACGCCTAGCGCTCCAGGGAGGAAGGTGTGGTCAGCAGGTTcaaatgcaggggaggggggaagaaggggCTACACGGCACCCATTGGATTTAGCAACTAGGAGGTCGGTCGGGACTTGGAAGGGCGGGTGTGTAAGCTGGAGAGTGTTGgaggagtatgtgtgtgtatgtgcgtacgtgtgtgtgtgtgcgcgcgtgtgtgtgtgcgcgtgctgggaggggcaggaaggtgATCAAGGGACCAGACGGAAAGCCGATGCTTTCAGGTCAGCTCAGCTACAGGGAGTAAGTCACCTGTCTGGGGGGCCGTGGCCCCAGACTCTTACCTTGAGAAACGTCCTGGCCGGGGAGGAGGTTCGGGCGAGTCCGAACACTGCGGGGAGCGCTCTCGGGGCCCGGCGGGTGGCAGGGGAGGCGAGGTCGGAGGAGCCCGGCTGGAGCCTGACCCCGGGCTGCGGCGGGCGCGTTTCCGGCCGGCGGACAGGGCGGCCGCCGCGCCCCTGGCGCTCTCAAGTTTCCTGTTGGTAGCGCCAACCCGGCGCCTCAGGTAGCGGCGGGCAGGCCTGGTTGGCAGGCGGCGGGCAGGCGGACCTGCGCGGCGACGGCGGCTCGCCCCTTGCCCCTCTGCTGCCCGCTCGTCGCCTCTCCGCTCCGCGCCCAGGTAGGGCACTGACTGGGGCGGCGCGCGGCTGGCGGGCTTCTTCCGCGAGGAGGCGGCTCTCCTTCTCCCGCCCGGCCGACGCGGGGCCTCGGAGGTACGGCAGCGCGGGCGCTTGAGCTCCGCGGCGCCGCGGCCGCAGAACGCTCGGTCCACACCCCTGCCGCGGGGCTGCACCGCGGGCTCCCGGTGAGCAGGCGGGGGGCGCGGCctggccccggcccggccccagcCCGCTGCGGTGCCGGGCAGCCCCTCCGCGGCGCTCGCCGTGTGCCCTGCTCAGTGCCGCCACCTGCGCTCCAGCCCTGCGGGCCGCCCCCTGCGGGCCCACGGCAGGGCCCTGGCACCCGAACCGGATGAGTGCGCGCGATGCTGCGCTGCTGACCTTGGGCCCAAGGCCCCTGCTGCCCAGGACGCGAGTCGGAGTGCCCCGAGGTCGGAATCTCGGCTCTGGGCTTCCCAGCCTTCTCTGGCGACGGCGCTGACCCCGgactcagccctgcctgggttcTTGCCTGtattcctgcctctctctctgcagtgGCCTGGGCGCCAGAGACCTCAGGTGAGCCAGCCTCATCTCAGCTCCCTGGCGGCCTACATTCGATTCGCAAGGTTTAGAGAAATTAAGGGACATGCCGCCACTTAAGCTCCCGGACAAGTTTCTAGGTGCTTGAGGACTGGCCAGATGCCCACTGCTGGGGTGGACTTCCACCTAAAGGCAGGGGAATGGACAGAATGGCAGGGTGGTGGGTTCAGTTGAGGCCTTCATCCTTACCTCTTCTGGCTGTCTCCCACCATGGGACATGTACTGGCCTCTGAAAGTCTGCTTTCTGCCCTTGCACTTCCTGGTAGCTGCTTTGCCAGTGGAGCTCCCACGCTCTTCTTGGCTGGCAGAGGCCTCTGGGGTGAGTTTCGAGGGACTGTGGAATAGAAGAGGCTTGCTAACTACAGTGtcatttccccaaatttttaGGTCTCTGTGTGTATCTGGAAGCTTGGGGGTgacaaattggcaaagaagccAGGTGAAAGCTGTGAGGAAGGAATTTTAGCGTGGTCCTGAGCCCATGTCGGCTATCCCCCTTGACGTGGTGGCTAACAATTGGCCAGCTTCGGGGAAGAGCTGTCAGCAGCTGGAGCTCTCATGGGAGAAATTCCTCCCCTGGCTGTGAAGCATCAATGCTGAGTGGTAGTTGAgccactgagccagtcagacagaGCCCCTATCAGCTCTCACCTCTCCAAGTGTTGACAGCAGGTTTGGAGTAATGAGCTTGGCCTGGTTATAATTCTGGGTGAAACTCTGAGGGTCTGGCTTGCTGTGAAGATGATGGTACCCCGCTGCCCTAAGAATCATGGAGTTTGCATCAATGGGTTGCTAGGAGACTCTTGGACCTCTTAGCCCCTTCCTCAGCATACCCTCAATCCTTCTGAGATCCTAGATAAGGGATGAGTAGCTTTCAGCTAGGTCAAAAAGTTCTTTTAGAGATGAGGCCTATTTTTCTTGTCCTTACACTAGGCGAATCACTCTTCAAATGGCCTCAAAATCAATCCCAGATATTGAAAATATCATGGGCAGATAAAATATAGCCTTAGGATTAAGCAAGGAGATACCTATACTCTCCTAAAGCTACTCATGGCCGTCCTCGTTCTTTCCTTGAATATATTAATCTCTTAGATCTTCTGAGTGCTGGCTGTGTATCAAGGAGAGCAGACCATATCTTTGGGCTTTGATATACGAGGGGCTAAGGCATAGGAAGATGGGCTCATGGCTGGAGCACTAGCCATACAAAGTCAGCAAGAAGTATCAATCCTAGAGGAGGAAGCTATTTCTCCTGATCTGGTTTCACATTTAAACGTGGTTTCCTTCTCATTGCTCCCAAATAGGAGCTTGagagagtgcctggcacacaacagtgctcaataaataatgttgaataaaaggaCTCAGTGTCTGGATGAAacttcatgttttgttttcccagttgGACTCTGTCTTGTACCGGATACCATGATGACGATGATGTTGATAAATAACTTTATGATATAAAGCAcaaactatgtgccaggcactattctaagcgtATTTACATATGCTAACTAAGTTATTCTAGCGTATTTACATATGCTAACTAAGTTAATTGCCATGACAACCTATGAGGTTGGTGCTCATAGGGAATAAAACTAAGCCAGAGAAAttgagtaacttgctcaaggtcatgcaaTTAAGTTGTGGAACAGGATTCAAACCCTAGGTAGTCTGGCTTGAGTCCATATACTTAACCATATACTGTACTGACTCTTGACATCCCCATAGATGGATTAATCACTTagcttattcactcattcattattttatgcatgcatgcattcattcaaggaatatttattgaTACCCACTATATTCTAGGCATGGGGATACAATAGTGAATGAGATGAACAAGATCTGTCATGGAGCTGATTTTTAGCAGGTGGAACCCTTTTGTCCAACTGCCGTGTGAGTCATGCACACCTcaggaagacaaagaaggaaaatcaacTCCTATCAGAAAGCTCAAAGCATCATTTCAGAAAAAGGGAGAGTAATATATTCCTTGGTGAGACATAATTTGATTCTAGCCTTTCCTGTCTTGGAGTTTGTGAGGGGCACTTAAGTGATAAAAGTGATGCAGTCTGGTCTCCTGGGAAGGAGATACAGGCCCTGGGCCCGGTTGTCATAgattgtcttaatttttattcaaaaaggaaataagtcTTTGAGCTTGAGACCAGTATTCCTTAGTCCAGGGAGACTTCTGGGCCACAAGGAGCAGTGACATATTAAGCTCAAGATGGATTTGTGAGGTCATGAGCAAAGTTTGCCCTCCCAAGACAAGCCACATTTTCCTCGTAAACTGCCACTGTTCTGGAGGGTCCTCTATCTCTTTGGCACTAGCAGGACCCTTGGCCATTGTCCCCACCTACGTTACCTTCGCTGGGCTGCTGCCCATCTCTGTCCAGACCTAATGGAGTGAGTCTCACACCCCTACCTGGGCCTCAGGAAGGCAGTTTTCTCTATGTTGGAAAATGAAGGCTCAAAGCGGAAGGCATTTTCCAAAGCCTATGCCACGGATATTAATAGGTGTTTTTTCCTATGGTGGTTATGGTCAGAGGGTCAAATAGGTGTGTTGGGCTAAACAAAGTCAAGCAGCTTTCTTTACTATGGGACTCTCTGCTAGTAAAGATTGTGCATGAATCCCCGTAAGGGATTATTGTGTGCAGCATTTTCCAAgccttctgtcctttttttaaaaattgtttttaatgtttatttgtttttgagagagagagagacagagcatgagtgggggaggggcatcaagaaagagagagagagagagagacagagagagagagagagagagagagagagagagagaagagacacagaatctgaagcaggctccaggctccgagctatcagcacagagccggacgtgggactcaaacccacaaaccatgagatcatgacctgagctgaaggcagatgcttaaccgactcagccacccaggcaccccatcttctgTCCTTTTATGTTCTATAGACTACACTTTGGAAAATGCTTATTTAGACTGAGGCTATCTATGGTCTGGTTACAGGTGCAGAATAGAATTCTCTGAACTGGATCCAGGTAGGTTCTCAGATGCATGGGCTAGGATGCTCCCACTACAGCCCCAATTgaacctcctcctcccccaaaagGAAGGAATCACttgccccacctcccctctgacagAGCAGTACTAAGGGCTTGGACCTTTTCCCCCTATGCTTTAAgttcattcaattatttaatgaataaatatccCCCTCCCCCTAGGTTGCTTGTAGCTTGCTGATCGCAGTGTTTATGAAACAGCTGTGAGGACAGGTGGGTCATAATCTCTGGGTAGCTAAAGCCCAGCAACAGCCCGAGGATCATGTGTCAACCCTGTAATCCTGCTCTGCACACACAGGAATCATTATGTGGGCTTAGGAAGGCACAATCTCACAATTGGACATGAGGAGGTGACTCAGGCCCAAGTCAGGGCTGGAGCTAGCCTCCTGGTAAACAACTGACCCATCCTTTCTGGGCTCTTGTCCCCAGGATTTCAACAGCACCACAGAAATAGCCATTTTGCTCACGGTTATTTCCCAGACCCGTACCATTTGTCTAAGTCACTGTGTGGGTTCTGAGGCTTGCTTTTAGAGAACTGATCCTGTGGGTCACTTGAGGCAGCTCCACCATTCCCAGGGAGAGCAGCAGCTGCTGGTGGCAGGGTGGCCGAGTGCAGCCAGTGCCCAGGAGGCTAGTCAGAGCTGGAGACCCTCGTGGGAGCAGACAGCGGCAGTAAGAGGGGAGGACGGGGCAGGTGGGCTCAGGGGGGTCAAGAGGGACATGCTTcttttccgtgtgtgtgtgtgtgtgtgtgtgtgtgtgtgtgtgcacacgcgcacacatgtGCTCATGTACTTGGGATCTGGTAGAGCCTGTCCAGGCTGCCCAGTCACCTGTGATGTCAGATTCcttcagggaagaaaggaaggagtgggACAAGGCATGGCAGCTTTTCATCCTAGCCTGCTCCTGTACTAAGGAGTCTCCTCTTCTAGAGTCACTGTCCCTTTCCTGGGAAAGGAGGGAGCTGTTCAAAGTCCTTGCTCTtttagaggaggagggagaggaggagctcTATTGATAACTGGGCTCAGCGCCACTCCTGTCAGTGCTGGGGTGCCTTCAGGGAGGTTGCTTTGGGGGGCCTTGTGAGGGAAGGCAGGCCAGGTTGTGCCGTAGACAATCCCCTTGGTAGAATGAACCTGGTCACCAGGCCAGGCCTGAGGAAGCAGCAAGGGTGACGGTGTGGCACGTTCCTGCTTGGCTTTCAGAGGTCTGGGCATTAGAGGGAGGCCGTGGCTTGTCTTCTGTGCTCGGTCAGGTCAGGAAGGCTGAATGAACTGTTGTGTTGGGGCAGCGGCTTTGTGTCTTGCTCTGGAGAGGGCTGAGAACAGGGCCAGGACACCGCGTTCAGCACGCAGCAGCTATGGATAGCTGGCATTACCTGGGCCCTTTAGGAGTCTTGGAAATTTTCCACTTACATTTCATATTCATGGAAGAATTTCCAGCCCAGGCACTTCCTGCTCTTGCTCACGGCAGCTCACAGATATGCAAAACAGAGACCTCCCACCCCAGCTGCAGCAGACAGGACCCAGCCAGCTGCACTCACACGGACTCAGCTCAGCCTTCCGGGCATACACGGCCCATGGCCTGAGGGCCTCGCCTGTGTGGCATGCTCAGGATCAGCCATGGAGACTCCAGCCCCAGGCTCAGGTCTGTGTCATGGGTTCTGACAGTGGGAGCCTGGCAAGAGCAAGAAACAGCTTCATTTGTGTAAGGAGGGGATTTGAGTGGTACTGTGCTTCCATTCTGGAGGGGCTATGGTGCCATGAAGAGTAACTGTGGGTTGAAATGGTGGCATTTTATAGCTTTCTAACTTTGTGACACTTCTTTAAGCTCGTCACAGGGTGTCGTTTGTAACAGTGAGATAAGCTGTATCCCTAGCTGATTGAATTTATGGTTAAGCCTCCCAAGCCTGCCGGCTTCAGCTGACAAACGGTTGACAAACGGGTAAAAGCCAGGCTTGAAGAAGCAGCTGGAGCTGAAACTGCTTGGCATCTACAGAGCAGGCTTTCCTTGCATAAGCCTGCCCTGCCAGGTGTCTCTAGGTCTCAGAAGAGAGCCCGGCTGTGGAGGGAGGGTTGGCAGGAGGGAGCTGTCCGGAAGACAGATGTATAATGGGCTCCTAAGGCTCACTGACTTAGCCCAGCACCCCAGCTGGGTTACTTGATCTATACTAAGGTATGGAGTGAAGTCTTCACCACTTATTGAAGACACTGGTAATAATTCTGCAAGAGATTGATATGGCTTCTGCAACGAAAGGAATCTATCTCTATGGGGAAATGTTGCTATATGATCCTATCCTCGGGTCTTTGATGTGCCTTGGGAATCTGGGGTGAGGAACTGTGGGATATAGCATCTTCCTGATAACTGACCACAGGACCTGTTTCACCAGCAACAAGTGTTGACCTTTCATGGAACCACGGTGGGAAAAGGCTGGTTTAAactatttaaagagaaaagaagatctTTTGTAGAAAGATGCATCCCAAAATGTATGTTTAGTTGACTTCAGCGAGGTGAAAATGCTTCATGGAAAGACATGGCAGTCTGTCATAAGAGCCCTCAGGCACAAAGGACCCTCTACCCCATGCCCACTTCTGAGGAGGCCTGGTGGGCTGTGTCAGGCCTGGGTGTGTTTGTAGGGGAAAGGACTATGGGGTAGGAAGGTGGTGGGGGACAGTTTCTGTCCAGGGCAAGAGCTAATGCAGAGATGGATCTCAATGCTGTTAATTCCCTTAGCTGGCCAGTGTCTGATGTGGATTAGGTGGGAGAGGACCCTAATTACCAAAACCTGGGATGTAGAAGTTTGATTTTCTTCCTAgtttcctttcattaaaaaaacctcTTCAGTCTAATTATTTtctggggcacttaggtggctcagttggttgagcgtccaactttggttcaggtcatgatctcgcgtttggtgggttcgagccccacattgggctctgtgctaacagctcagagcctagagcctgcttcggattctgtgtctccctctctctgcccttcgcctgctcacactttgtctctctctctctctctctctcaaagatgaataaacattaaaaaatatttatgttctttctatcttctttgtGTTTGTTAAAATGACATTATAACAGCATCAGTGATCAAAGTCAGATACTGCCTCACACATGCAGTCCTGTTATCTGGTCATCCGAGTATGTGTCTCTCTTCCAGCCTTTGTCTTCAAGGGAATGCATTTTCATCTCACTGCAACAAAAGCATGGGTACagttttatgtattaattttttcatttactgttatttcacaatattttttatGTGATTACACTGTCctcataattataattttggtTGCTTGACTTTTTTCTTCAAGTGAATGTGCTCTTATTTGGACACTTTAAAGCTTTTTATATAAATAGTGCAGGTAAACATCTTTGTGCTTTTTCCTTCAGATTCTTTTCTTAGAAGCAATTTCTGGAACTGGGTTTATTCTGTCAAATGGTATGGATGCTTTATGGCATTTGCTGCCCCTTGCCCGGGCCCTGTTTGATGTCTACTTCTGAGATGCCCTGTGAGGTTGTAGAATGCTGCACTTGACCCGCAGCCttagagtggggagaggggttgaTGGGGTCCAGCTTCCTTTTCACCTAACAGCTCCCCCTGGCTctagttctgtgtcttcctctccatttctctctctgtcaccttTTTCCCCAAGCCCCGTTCTGATGATTTCCAGCTTCCCCTTCTGTGTGCTATCAGGATGTGGACGTCTCCACAGacagctctgtctcttcctctttgcaGGTCTGGCCTTCACTATCTTGCTCTCTGCTGCTACAGATCAGCACAGTTACGTGCCAACTTCCTCCCTCCACAGCAGCTCCCTCCCACTCAATCACTTGGAGGGGAGAGGCCCAGGAAAGCTATCATCCTGggtgtggagggaaggaggaaattgGATTCACAGTCAAGGGGCTCACAGATGTACTTTGACTGGTGTTTGacctgctttcttccttcctgtctgtGTCATGAATTAGGCCCATGAGAACACCAGAGCAGCAAGCCTCCCTGGGCACCAGAAAGCTCTCTGGTATCTAGAAATTACAGCACTTAGAACTGAGAGCGCCTTGGAGACTGCCTAGTCTCATCCCTTTAtctcacagaggagaaaactgtgAGGCGCAGAGAGTGACTGTCCCAAGGCTGCTCAGTGAACCTCTCCTCCCCTGTAATTGCTTCCTTTCCTGGCCACACGGAAACGGGGCTCCTGTCTTACCTTCATCCTCGTCTCCCGGCTGACTAAACCACCTCTCTCTTTAAACCTTGCTCAAAGAAACTGTGGTAATAGGTAGACAGGACACCCTTCTTCCAGAGCTGCTCTAGTGAAGGTAGCTTGTTGATAGGATGCAGTATTCATTCATTCCGTAGGAGTGATGCTGGGCACAGCCAGGGAACCTACCCTGACACCTAGCTGGACAAAGAGAAGCACTACAATGTAGTGGTTAAGAAGACAGGCATGGGGACCAGGTGCCTGGGTTCAAACCTctgaacagaggctcagagaggaaaggggcagagggccAAAGGCTGAGAACAGCGCAAGTCTCTGCTCATTTAGTAAAAGTGTGACCCCGGGCAAGTTAGCTCTCTgtgccttcattttctcatctgtaaaatgtgaataataggATTCACTGAGTTAATAAGTAGAAAGGGCTTGGCAGAGTGTACCTATTAATAAGTcctatataaatgttaaaagaaagacagacaggtagaaagaaagaaaagaaaggaacaaaccAGGTAATTTAGGCCAGCTAGGGATAATAAAGAGCCAGTGTGAAGAGAGATAGGCCAAGCTTTGAGGAAGTAAGTTTTCAGCGGGGCTGTGAAAGGTAGAGTATCCCCGTCTctaaacctttattttatttgctgtGTCTTGTTCAGAGTTCCAGAAAACTTGGGAGATGGTAGAACCGTCATGGTAGATTCTTTCTTTTCAGCAAAAGA is part of the Felis catus isolate Fca126 chromosome D1, F.catus_Fca126_mat1.0, whole genome shotgun sequence genome and harbors:
- the LOC123380242 gene encoding translation initiation factor IF-2-like, with protein sequence MAISVVLLKSWGQEPRKDGSVVYQEASSSPDLGLSHLLMSNWHTASAAEGLPGTAAGWGRAGARPRPPPAHREPAVQPRGRGVDRAFCGRGAAELKRPRCRTSEAPRRPGGRRRAASSRKKPASRAPPQSVPYLGAERRGDERAAEGQGASRRRRAGPPARRLPTRPARRYLRRRVGATNRKLESARGAAAALSAGRKRARRSPGSGSSRAPPTSPPLPPAGPRERSPQCSDSPEPPPRPGRFSRKRLQLILKEDNAKSNLPLHW